In one Gallus gallus isolate bGalGal1 chromosome 20, bGalGal1.mat.broiler.GRCg7b, whole genome shotgun sequence genomic region, the following are encoded:
- the FAM217B gene encoding protein FAM217B isoform X7: MGPGIQEHPLLLHQKAQKKESQINENHKGTVNYSNGKSHPSTKGVKKSVSHVKSPGRLCKNVPTTNEKTSCDAQDDNQPSVLKKGRNQPDDRSRVFAHHCPEYKGQRGVSQKQGKVNLYCTGSLLPQKAAHKVTRKA; this comes from the exons ATGGGACCGGGCATTCAAGAACATCCTTTATTACTGCAccaaaaggcacagaaaaaggaaagccaaaTCAATGAAAACCACAAAGGAACGGTAAA TTACAGTAATGGAAAAAGCCACCCAAGCACCAAAGGAGTAAAGAAATCAGTTTCTCATGTGAAATCTCCTGGAAGGTTATGCAAAAATGTACCAACTACCAATGAAAAG ACTTCCTGTGACGCTCAAGATGATAACCAACCAAGTGTtttgaagaagggaagaaaccAACCAGATGACA gATCACGAGTGTTTGCACATCACTGCCCAGAGTACAAGGGTCAAAGAGGAGTCTCCCAGAAACAAGGCAAAGTGAATCTTTACTGCACAGGATCCCTCCTGCCACAAAAGGCAGCACACAAG GTTACAAGGAAAGCATGA
- the FAM217B gene encoding protein FAM217B isoform X2 yields MGPGIQEHPLLLHQKAQKKESQINENHKGTVNNGKSHPSTKGVKKSVSHVKSPGRLCKNVPTTNEKTSCDAQDDNQPSVLKKGRNQPDDSTQSKQITSVCTSLPRVQGSKRSLPETRQSESLLHRIPPATKGSTQGSFCRVKDVPVQHFYCSKKEQLEKNHEEHVAEAGPCSSKWQEASVNEMFLDFESVQIIKEDAEDDSASDLSDSERIPIPPSPCTPPELILRAEEIDPLCLERVPDTGFKESEYYYPDFLPPPFNSWDLKQLAIFVNVEGRSELRPKPTGFLEKYIDRLLQLEWLQMQTVQNEKAKAAKARPQTAPSSIRTLKSPGKCKALLSPSPNKQMVPQESVTKLPTCYSGHRVDPYCEESRQFYSHPGHLKLSERTGHATSSQRQPGEVRNELKKTTAKQQLLNMQPSENSSKIQSVGNIRPPKQAPAFHGSAAPIKGIKTYACTNTKKNGNANNYVPSKKPAGDRKIKTNGTKQTSRKFK; encoded by the exons ATGGGACCGGGCATTCAAGAACATCCTTTATTACTGCAccaaaaggcacagaaaaaggaaagccaaaTCAATGAAAACCACAAAGGAACGGTAAA TAATGGAAAAAGCCACCCAAGCACCAAAGGAGTAAAGAAATCAGTTTCTCATGTGAAATCTCCTGGAAGGTTATGCAAAAATGTACCAACTACCAATGAAAAG ACTTCCTGTGACGCTCAAGATGATAACCAACCAAGTGTtttgaagaagggaagaaaccAACCAGATGACAGTACTCAGTCAAAACA gATCACGAGTGTTTGCACATCACTGCCCAGAGTACAAGGGTCAAAGAGGAGTCTCCCAGAAACAAGGCAAAGTGAATCTTTACTGCACAGGATCCCTCCTGCCACAAAAGGCAGCACACAAGGTAGCTTCTGTAGGGTTAAAGATGTCCCAGTGCAacatttttactgcagtaaaAAAGAGCAGTTAGAAAAGAATCACGAAGAACATGTTGCTGAAGCTGGTCCGTGCTCCTCTAAATGGCAAGAAGCATCTGTGAATGAAATGTTTCTTGATTTTGAATCGGTACAAATTATTAAAGAAGATGCCGAAGATGATAGTGCCAGTGATCTCTCTGATTCAGAAAGGATTCCCatccctccatctccctgcacACCACCAGAACTCATACTCAGAGCTGAAGAAATTGATCCACTTTGTTTGGAACGTGTGCCTGATACGGGTTTTAAAGAGTCAGAATATTACTACCCAGACTTCCTGCCACCCCCTTTTAACTCATGGGACTTGAAGCAACTGGCCATCTTTGTTAACGTGGAAGGTAGATCGGAACTTCGACCAAAGCCAACCGGGTTTCTTGAGAAATACATTGATCGCCTTTTGCAGCTGGAGTGGCTGCAAATGCAGACTGTGCAGAATGAGAAAGCAAAGGCAGCCAAAGCCAGACCACAGACTGCTCCCAGCTCCATACGTACCCTAAAAAGCCCTGGCAAATGCAAAGCATTGCTTAGCCCTTCGCCTAACAAACAAATGGTTCCCCAGGAAAGCGTTACAAAACTCCCCACATGCTATTCAGGTCACAGGGTAGATCCGTACTGTGAAGAAAGTCGACAGTTTTATTCACATCCAGGTCACCTGAAACTATCTGAGAGAACGGGACATGCAACGTCTTCTCAGAGACAACCTGGTGAAGtaagaaatgaactgaaaaaaacaactgcaaagcaACAGCTTCTCAATATGCAGCCATCTGAGAACAGTTCTAAAATTCAAAGTGTTGGTAACATCAGACCCCCTAAGCAAGCGCCAGCATTTCATGGTTCAGCTGCTCCTATCAAAGGCATAAAAACATATGCATgtacaaacacaaagaaaaatggcaaTGCTAACAATTACGTTCCTTCTAAAAAACCAGCAGgggacagaaaaataaaaacaaatggcacAAAGCAGACATCACGGAAATTTAAGTGA
- the FAM217B gene encoding protein FAM217B isoform X1 yields the protein MGPGIQEHPLLLHQKAQKKESQINENHKGTVNYSNGKSHPSTKGVKKSVSHVKSPGRLCKNVPTTNEKTSCDAQDDNQPSVLKKGRNQPDDSTQSKQITSVCTSLPRVQGSKRSLPETRQSESLLHRIPPATKGSTQGSFCRVKDVPVQHFYCSKKEQLEKNHEEHVAEAGPCSSKWQEASVNEMFLDFESVQIIKEDAEDDSASDLSDSERIPIPPSPCTPPELILRAEEIDPLCLERVPDTGFKESEYYYPDFLPPPFNSWDLKQLAIFVNVEGRSELRPKPTGFLEKYIDRLLQLEWLQMQTVQNEKAKAAKARPQTAPSSIRTLKSPGKCKALLSPSPNKQMVPQESVTKLPTCYSGHRVDPYCEESRQFYSHPGHLKLSERTGHATSSQRQPGEVRNELKKTTAKQQLLNMQPSENSSKIQSVGNIRPPKQAPAFHGSAAPIKGIKTYACTNTKKNGNANNYVPSKKPAGDRKIKTNGTKQTSRKFK from the exons ATGGGACCGGGCATTCAAGAACATCCTTTATTACTGCAccaaaaggcacagaaaaaggaaagccaaaTCAATGAAAACCACAAAGGAACGGTAAA TTACAGTAATGGAAAAAGCCACCCAAGCACCAAAGGAGTAAAGAAATCAGTTTCTCATGTGAAATCTCCTGGAAGGTTATGCAAAAATGTACCAACTACCAATGAAAAG ACTTCCTGTGACGCTCAAGATGATAACCAACCAAGTGTtttgaagaagggaagaaaccAACCAGATGACAGTACTCAGTCAAAACA gATCACGAGTGTTTGCACATCACTGCCCAGAGTACAAGGGTCAAAGAGGAGTCTCCCAGAAACAAGGCAAAGTGAATCTTTACTGCACAGGATCCCTCCTGCCACAAAAGGCAGCACACAAGGTAGCTTCTGTAGGGTTAAAGATGTCCCAGTGCAacatttttactgcagtaaaAAAGAGCAGTTAGAAAAGAATCACGAAGAACATGTTGCTGAAGCTGGTCCGTGCTCCTCTAAATGGCAAGAAGCATCTGTGAATGAAATGTTTCTTGATTTTGAATCGGTACAAATTATTAAAGAAGATGCCGAAGATGATAGTGCCAGTGATCTCTCTGATTCAGAAAGGATTCCCatccctccatctccctgcacACCACCAGAACTCATACTCAGAGCTGAAGAAATTGATCCACTTTGTTTGGAACGTGTGCCTGATACGGGTTTTAAAGAGTCAGAATATTACTACCCAGACTTCCTGCCACCCCCTTTTAACTCATGGGACTTGAAGCAACTGGCCATCTTTGTTAACGTGGAAGGTAGATCGGAACTTCGACCAAAGCCAACCGGGTTTCTTGAGAAATACATTGATCGCCTTTTGCAGCTGGAGTGGCTGCAAATGCAGACTGTGCAGAATGAGAAAGCAAAGGCAGCCAAAGCCAGACCACAGACTGCTCCCAGCTCCATACGTACCCTAAAAAGCCCTGGCAAATGCAAAGCATTGCTTAGCCCTTCGCCTAACAAACAAATGGTTCCCCAGGAAAGCGTTACAAAACTCCCCACATGCTATTCAGGTCACAGGGTAGATCCGTACTGTGAAGAAAGTCGACAGTTTTATTCACATCCAGGTCACCTGAAACTATCTGAGAGAACGGGACATGCAACGTCTTCTCAGAGACAACCTGGTGAAGtaagaaatgaactgaaaaaaacaactgcaaagcaACAGCTTCTCAATATGCAGCCATCTGAGAACAGTTCTAAAATTCAAAGTGTTGGTAACATCAGACCCCCTAAGCAAGCGCCAGCATTTCATGGTTCAGCTGCTCCTATCAAAGGCATAAAAACATATGCATgtacaaacacaaagaaaaatggcaaTGCTAACAATTACGTTCCTTCTAAAAAACCAGCAGgggacagaaaaataaaaacaaatggcacAAAGCAGACATCACGGAAATTTAAGTGA
- the FAM217B gene encoding protein FAM217B isoform X3, with protein sequence MKTTKERYSNGKSHPSTKGVKKSVSHVKSPGRLCKNVPTTNEKTSCDAQDDNQPSVLKKGRNQPDDSTQSKQITSVCTSLPRVQGSKRSLPETRQSESLLHRIPPATKGSTQGSFCRVKDVPVQHFYCSKKEQLEKNHEEHVAEAGPCSSKWQEASVNEMFLDFESVQIIKEDAEDDSASDLSDSERIPIPPSPCTPPELILRAEEIDPLCLERVPDTGFKESEYYYPDFLPPPFNSWDLKQLAIFVNVEGRSELRPKPTGFLEKYIDRLLQLEWLQMQTVQNEKAKAAKARPQTAPSSIRTLKSPGKCKALLSPSPNKQMVPQESVTKLPTCYSGHRVDPYCEESRQFYSHPGHLKLSERTGHATSSQRQPGEVRNELKKTTAKQQLLNMQPSENSSKIQSVGNIRPPKQAPAFHGSAAPIKGIKTYACTNTKKNGNANNYVPSKKPAGDRKIKTNGTKQTSRKFK encoded by the exons ATGAAAACCACAAAGGAACG TTACAGTAATGGAAAAAGCCACCCAAGCACCAAAGGAGTAAAGAAATCAGTTTCTCATGTGAAATCTCCTGGAAGGTTATGCAAAAATGTACCAACTACCAATGAAAAG ACTTCCTGTGACGCTCAAGATGATAACCAACCAAGTGTtttgaagaagggaagaaaccAACCAGATGACAGTACTCAGTCAAAACA gATCACGAGTGTTTGCACATCACTGCCCAGAGTACAAGGGTCAAAGAGGAGTCTCCCAGAAACAAGGCAAAGTGAATCTTTACTGCACAGGATCCCTCCTGCCACAAAAGGCAGCACACAAGGTAGCTTCTGTAGGGTTAAAGATGTCCCAGTGCAacatttttactgcagtaaaAAAGAGCAGTTAGAAAAGAATCACGAAGAACATGTTGCTGAAGCTGGTCCGTGCTCCTCTAAATGGCAAGAAGCATCTGTGAATGAAATGTTTCTTGATTTTGAATCGGTACAAATTATTAAAGAAGATGCCGAAGATGATAGTGCCAGTGATCTCTCTGATTCAGAAAGGATTCCCatccctccatctccctgcacACCACCAGAACTCATACTCAGAGCTGAAGAAATTGATCCACTTTGTTTGGAACGTGTGCCTGATACGGGTTTTAAAGAGTCAGAATATTACTACCCAGACTTCCTGCCACCCCCTTTTAACTCATGGGACTTGAAGCAACTGGCCATCTTTGTTAACGTGGAAGGTAGATCGGAACTTCGACCAAAGCCAACCGGGTTTCTTGAGAAATACATTGATCGCCTTTTGCAGCTGGAGTGGCTGCAAATGCAGACTGTGCAGAATGAGAAAGCAAAGGCAGCCAAAGCCAGACCACAGACTGCTCCCAGCTCCATACGTACCCTAAAAAGCCCTGGCAAATGCAAAGCATTGCTTAGCCCTTCGCCTAACAAACAAATGGTTCCCCAGGAAAGCGTTACAAAACTCCCCACATGCTATTCAGGTCACAGGGTAGATCCGTACTGTGAAGAAAGTCGACAGTTTTATTCACATCCAGGTCACCTGAAACTATCTGAGAGAACGGGACATGCAACGTCTTCTCAGAGACAACCTGGTGAAGtaagaaatgaactgaaaaaaacaactgcaaagcaACAGCTTCTCAATATGCAGCCATCTGAGAACAGTTCTAAAATTCAAAGTGTTGGTAACATCAGACCCCCTAAGCAAGCGCCAGCATTTCATGGTTCAGCTGCTCCTATCAAAGGCATAAAAACATATGCATgtacaaacacaaagaaaaatggcaaTGCTAACAATTACGTTCCTTCTAAAAAACCAGCAGgggacagaaaaataaaaacaaatggcacAAAGCAGACATCACGGAAATTTAAGTGA
- the FAM217B gene encoding protein FAM217B isoform X5 produces MGPGIQEHPLLLHQKAQKKESQINENHKGTVNYSNGKSHPSTKGVKKSVSHVKSPGRLCKNVPTTNEKTSCDAQDDNQPSVLKKGRNQPDDSTQSKQITSVCTSLPRVQGSKRSLPETRQSESLLHRIPPATKGSTQGYKESMKTRTFCMTTS; encoded by the exons ATGGGACCGGGCATTCAAGAACATCCTTTATTACTGCAccaaaaggcacagaaaaaggaaagccaaaTCAATGAAAACCACAAAGGAACGGTAAA TTACAGTAATGGAAAAAGCCACCCAAGCACCAAAGGAGTAAAGAAATCAGTTTCTCATGTGAAATCTCCTGGAAGGTTATGCAAAAATGTACCAACTACCAATGAAAAG ACTTCCTGTGACGCTCAAGATGATAACCAACCAAGTGTtttgaagaagggaagaaaccAACCAGATGACAGTACTCAGTCAAAACA gATCACGAGTGTTTGCACATCACTGCCCAGAGTACAAGGGTCAAAGAGGAGTCTCCCAGAAACAAGGCAAAGTGAATCTTTACTGCACAGGATCCCTCCTGCCACAAAAGGCAGCACACAAG GTTACAAGGAAAGCATGAAGACACGCACGTTTTGCATGACAACTTCTTAA
- the PPP1R3D gene encoding protein phosphatase 1 regulatory subunit 3D, translating into MEVRGPRRNRSYLSDLYENMLRAQGAPGQGQQQPSVVRPSSSLCLVSHPPVKVVTQPHQPQSSTFSSCDPALRPIIRRRARSLPTTPERRKRVQCQAPVCQSRMNKVRFADALGLELTEVKVFQKGEDPSIPLHVLSRLSINSDLWYSNLEFTMQCLVPDFQQPADCMDFSARLQEQQVCLERVTSSDLGVSGTIQVCNIAFEKQVSVRYTFNQWKSLHEVCAHWQSSILDKNGQDQVDVFTFFLPVPSFLLQLCSIVQFAARYQVNGQEYWDNNRGKNYSLTCRTHPLKMPRECEESWIHFI; encoded by the coding sequence ATGGAGGTCCGCGGTCCTCGGAGGAATCGCAGCTACCTGTCTGATCTCTATGAGAACATGCTGCGGGCTCAAGGGGCACCGGGacaaggacagcagcagccctcGGTGGTacgccccagcagcagcctatGTCTTGTGAGCCATCCCCCAGTTAAGGTGGTGACCCAGCCTCATCAGCCTCAGAGCAGCACTTTCAGCAGCTGTGATCCAGCACTGCGGCCTATCATCCGCCGCCGAGCGAGGTCTTTGCCTACAACACCTGAAAGGAGGAAGCGAGTGCAGTGTCAAGCTCCTGTGTGCCAGAGCCGCATGAACAAGGTGAGATTTGCTGATGCTCTGGGCTTGGAGCTGACTGAAGTGAAAGTCTTCCAGAAAGGGGAGGATCCTTCAATCCCCCTGCATGTCCTTTCCAGGCTCTCCATAAACTCAGACCTCTGGTACAGCAACTTGGAGTTTACCATGCAGTGCTTAGTGCCTGATTTCCAACAGCCTGCAGACTGCATGGATTTCTCTGCCCGACTTCAGGAGCAGCAGGTGTGCCTTGAACGAGTGACCAGTTCGGATCTGGGGGTCAGTGGCACCATCCAAGTTTGCAACATTGCTTTTGAGAAGCAAGTATCTGTGCGATACACCTTCAACCAGTGGAAAAGCCTCCATGAAGTGTGTGCTCATTGGCAGAGTAGCATCCTTGACAAAAACGGGCAGGATCAAGTtgatgttttcactttttttctccctgtgccttctttcctccttcagctgtgctccatAGTCCAGTTTGCAGCAAGGTACCAAGTCAATGGGCAGGAGTACTGGGATAACAACAGAGGCAAAAACTACAGCCTCACTTGCCGGACTCACCCCCTCAAGATGCCTAGAGAATGCGAGGAGAGCTGGATCCACTTCATCTGA
- the FAM217B gene encoding protein FAM217B isoform X4 — MKTTKERNGKSHPSTKGVKKSVSHVKSPGRLCKNVPTTNEKTSCDAQDDNQPSVLKKGRNQPDDSTQSKQITSVCTSLPRVQGSKRSLPETRQSESLLHRIPPATKGSTQGSFCRVKDVPVQHFYCSKKEQLEKNHEEHVAEAGPCSSKWQEASVNEMFLDFESVQIIKEDAEDDSASDLSDSERIPIPPSPCTPPELILRAEEIDPLCLERVPDTGFKESEYYYPDFLPPPFNSWDLKQLAIFVNVEGRSELRPKPTGFLEKYIDRLLQLEWLQMQTVQNEKAKAAKARPQTAPSSIRTLKSPGKCKALLSPSPNKQMVPQESVTKLPTCYSGHRVDPYCEESRQFYSHPGHLKLSERTGHATSSQRQPGEVRNELKKTTAKQQLLNMQPSENSSKIQSVGNIRPPKQAPAFHGSAAPIKGIKTYACTNTKKNGNANNYVPSKKPAGDRKIKTNGTKQTSRKFK; from the exons ATGAAAACCACAAAGGAACG TAATGGAAAAAGCCACCCAAGCACCAAAGGAGTAAAGAAATCAGTTTCTCATGTGAAATCTCCTGGAAGGTTATGCAAAAATGTACCAACTACCAATGAAAAG ACTTCCTGTGACGCTCAAGATGATAACCAACCAAGTGTtttgaagaagggaagaaaccAACCAGATGACAGTACTCAGTCAAAACA gATCACGAGTGTTTGCACATCACTGCCCAGAGTACAAGGGTCAAAGAGGAGTCTCCCAGAAACAAGGCAAAGTGAATCTTTACTGCACAGGATCCCTCCTGCCACAAAAGGCAGCACACAAGGTAGCTTCTGTAGGGTTAAAGATGTCCCAGTGCAacatttttactgcagtaaaAAAGAGCAGTTAGAAAAGAATCACGAAGAACATGTTGCTGAAGCTGGTCCGTGCTCCTCTAAATGGCAAGAAGCATCTGTGAATGAAATGTTTCTTGATTTTGAATCGGTACAAATTATTAAAGAAGATGCCGAAGATGATAGTGCCAGTGATCTCTCTGATTCAGAAAGGATTCCCatccctccatctccctgcacACCACCAGAACTCATACTCAGAGCTGAAGAAATTGATCCACTTTGTTTGGAACGTGTGCCTGATACGGGTTTTAAAGAGTCAGAATATTACTACCCAGACTTCCTGCCACCCCCTTTTAACTCATGGGACTTGAAGCAACTGGCCATCTTTGTTAACGTGGAAGGTAGATCGGAACTTCGACCAAAGCCAACCGGGTTTCTTGAGAAATACATTGATCGCCTTTTGCAGCTGGAGTGGCTGCAAATGCAGACTGTGCAGAATGAGAAAGCAAAGGCAGCCAAAGCCAGACCACAGACTGCTCCCAGCTCCATACGTACCCTAAAAAGCCCTGGCAAATGCAAAGCATTGCTTAGCCCTTCGCCTAACAAACAAATGGTTCCCCAGGAAAGCGTTACAAAACTCCCCACATGCTATTCAGGTCACAGGGTAGATCCGTACTGTGAAGAAAGTCGACAGTTTTATTCACATCCAGGTCACCTGAAACTATCTGAGAGAACGGGACATGCAACGTCTTCTCAGAGACAACCTGGTGAAGtaagaaatgaactgaaaaaaacaactgcaaagcaACAGCTTCTCAATATGCAGCCATCTGAGAACAGTTCTAAAATTCAAAGTGTTGGTAACATCAGACCCCCTAAGCAAGCGCCAGCATTTCATGGTTCAGCTGCTCCTATCAAAGGCATAAAAACATATGCATgtacaaacacaaagaaaaatggcaaTGCTAACAATTACGTTCCTTCTAAAAAACCAGCAGgggacagaaaaataaaaacaaatggcacAAAGCAGACATCACGGAAATTTAAGTGA
- the FAM217B gene encoding protein FAM217B isoform X8 yields the protein MGPGIQEHPLLLHQKAQKKESQINENHKGTVNNGKSHPSTKGVKKSVSHVKSPGRLCKNVPTTNEKTSCDAQDDNQPSVLKKGRNQPDDRSRVFAHHCPEYKGQRGVSQKQGKVNLYCTGSLLPQKAAHKVTRKA from the exons ATGGGACCGGGCATTCAAGAACATCCTTTATTACTGCAccaaaaggcacagaaaaaggaaagccaaaTCAATGAAAACCACAAAGGAACGGTAAA TAATGGAAAAAGCCACCCAAGCACCAAAGGAGTAAAGAAATCAGTTTCTCATGTGAAATCTCCTGGAAGGTTATGCAAAAATGTACCAACTACCAATGAAAAG ACTTCCTGTGACGCTCAAGATGATAACCAACCAAGTGTtttgaagaagggaagaaaccAACCAGATGACA gATCACGAGTGTTTGCACATCACTGCCCAGAGTACAAGGGTCAAAGAGGAGTCTCCCAGAAACAAGGCAAAGTGAATCTTTACTGCACAGGATCCCTCCTGCCACAAAAGGCAGCACACAAG GTTACAAGGAAAGCATGA
- the FAM217B gene encoding protein FAM217B isoform X6 has translation MGPGIQEHPLLLHQKAQKKESQINENHKGTVNYSNGKSHPSTKGVKKSVSHVKSPGRLCKNVPTTNEKTSCDAQDDNQPSVLKKGRNQPDDRSRVFAHHCPEYKGQRGVSQKQGKVNLYCTGSLLPQKAAHKETTKFQIAHGY, from the exons ATGGGACCGGGCATTCAAGAACATCCTTTATTACTGCAccaaaaggcacagaaaaaggaaagccaaaTCAATGAAAACCACAAAGGAACGGTAAA TTACAGTAATGGAAAAAGCCACCCAAGCACCAAAGGAGTAAAGAAATCAGTTTCTCATGTGAAATCTCCTGGAAGGTTATGCAAAAATGTACCAACTACCAATGAAAAG ACTTCCTGTGACGCTCAAGATGATAACCAACCAAGTGTtttgaagaagggaagaaaccAACCAGATGACA gATCACGAGTGTTTGCACATCACTGCCCAGAGTACAAGGGTCAAAGAGGAGTCTCCCAGAAACAAGGCAAAGTGAATCTTTACTGCACAGGATCCCTCCTGCCACAAAAGGCAGCACACAAG GAAACGACCAAATTTCAAATTGCACATGGATATTGA